From Opitutaceae bacterium, the proteins below share one genomic window:
- a CDS encoding ferric reductase-like transmembrane domain-containing protein, which produces MGTTYRSIQWNPRKRLYDLVAVGGLCLYLVGFITASLVLSANADPMIVTIRAFGSAAFILLHVVLSIGPLCRLRPGLLPLLYNRRHLGVITFLTGLIHAMLVTFYYHLGGPTHPILSIFLSSSFSGDPAWLPFQPFGFVALVILFLMAATSHDFWLNQLSAPVWKSLHMLVYVAYALLVVHVAFGILQSEQSPLFVWATAAGMTGLFSLHLVAGRGSRAETAPRAVLRTRRVFSRWPVWTTSGWGGQGSSAWQASGSRFSNIRIRKAARFRSMPYPTFADIRTGRWVKERLSTVASPAPGTVISTCPATGARLLRSPRRSRPFASA; this is translated from the coding sequence ATGGGCACCACCTACCGTTCCATTCAGTGGAATCCCCGGAAACGACTTTACGATCTCGTTGCGGTCGGTGGATTGTGTCTTTATCTCGTCGGATTCATCACGGCCAGCCTGGTTCTTTCAGCCAATGCTGATCCCATGATCGTGACGATACGGGCCTTCGGCTCGGCGGCCTTCATCCTTCTTCATGTCGTTCTCTCCATCGGCCCGCTCTGCCGTCTCCGGCCGGGTCTGTTGCCGCTTCTCTACAATCGGCGCCATCTCGGCGTGATCACCTTCCTCACGGGTCTCATCCATGCGATGCTGGTGACATTCTACTACCATCTGGGAGGACCGACCCACCCCATCCTCAGCATCTTCCTCTCCAGTTCCTTCTCGGGGGACCCCGCCTGGTTGCCTTTTCAACCCTTCGGCTTCGTCGCCCTTGTCATCCTCTTTCTGATGGCGGCGACCAGTCATGATTTCTGGCTGAATCAGTTGAGCGCTCCGGTCTGGAAGTCGCTCCATATGCTCGTCTACGTCGCCTATGCGCTTCTCGTCGTCCACGTCGCCTTCGGCATTCTCCAGAGCGAGCAATCCCCGCTCTTTGTCTGGGCGACGGCGGCGGGCATGACCGGCTTGTTTTCCCTCCACCTGGTCGCCGGCCGGGGGAGCAGAGCGGAGACCGCCCCCAGAGCAGTCCTCCGGACGAGGAGGGTTTTTTCGAGGTGGCCCGTGTGGACGACATCCGGATGGGGCGGGCAAGGATCGTCAGCCTGGCAGGCGAGCGGGTCGCGGTTTTCAAATATCAGGATCCGCAAAGCGGCGCGATTCAGATCAATGCCGTATCCAACGTTTGCCGACATCAGAACGGGCCGCTGGGTGAAGGAAAGGTTGTCGACGGTTGCATCACCTGCCCCTGGCACGGTTATCAGTACTTGCCCCGCAACGGGTGCGCGCCTCCTCCGTTCACCGAGAAGATCCCGACCTTTCGCGTCCGCCTGA